One genomic region from Campylobacter helveticus encodes:
- a CDS encoding virB8 family protein, with the protein MSIYKDSFDFETSVKYLIEQSNKKAWLIAIVSVFITLLSILAVLVLTPLKTVEPYVIRVDNTTGMVDILTTLDEKQITQNEALDKHFIGQYIKAREGYFFDMLNQDYIFTQLLSSPEVAESYRAIYSGENSRDSRLGSFTKVEVNILSVVLGESNGIKTATARINLKSTNKNSKEESLSTKVITLSYKYLLNEMQEKNRILNPLGFKVLTYRIDEEISK; encoded by the coding sequence ATGAGTATTTATAAAGATAGTTTTGATTTTGAGACTTCGGTAAAATATCTTATCGAACAAAGTAATAAAAAAGCGTGGCTTATCGCAATTGTCAGCGTTTTTATCACGCTTTTAAGTATTCTTGCTGTGTTAGTTTTAACTCCGCTCAAAACGGTTGAGCCTTATGTGATTCGTGTGGATAATACCACAGGAATGGTGGATATTTTAACCACACTTGATGAAAAGCAAATTACACAAAATGAAGCTTTAGATAAGCATTTTATAGGGCAATATATTAAAGCGAGAGAGGGCTACTTTTTCGATATGCTTAACCAAGATTATATTTTTACTCAGCTTCTTTCAAGTCCTGAAGTGGCAGAAAGTTATAGAGCAATTTATAGTGGTGAAAACTCAAGGGATTCTAGACTTGGAAGCTTTACTAAAGTAGAAGTTAATATTCTAAGTGTTGTTTTGGGTGAGAGCAACGGCATAAAAACAGCTACAGCAAGAATTAATCTAAAAAGCACGAATAAAAATTCAAAAGAAGAAAGTCTCTCCACTAAGGTTATTACCCTATCTTACAAGTATCTTTTAAATGAAATGCAAGAAAAAAATAGAATTTTAAACCCTTTAGGTTTTAAAGTCTTAACTTATAGAATTGATGAGGAAATTTCAAAATGA
- a CDS encoding TrbM/KikA/MpfK family conjugal transfer protein, translating into MKKIVLSVALAGTLASAVNLEYLSGDSKLACEAMLCLASPVQPAECSASLARYFSIHFKKPWKTVNARKAFLNLCPVESQDSEMLKYKNEILANLDGGCSVETLNQRVEKTLLRVEKVCESNGAGEGSSCRSVNIYGYRIDPNLTHSCKLLSSSAYTDYHLKYTCNGKFYEEKDWNNGFVETNGAKEEIKKQCWVNE; encoded by the coding sequence ATGAAAAAAATTGTTTTAAGTGTAGCATTAGCTGGAACTTTAGCTAGTGCTGTAAATTTAGAGTATTTAAGTGGTGATTCAAAACTAGCTTGTGAGGCTATGCTTTGCTTGGCAAGTCCTGTGCAACCTGCTGAATGTAGTGCTTCACTCGCTAGATATTTTAGCATTCATTTTAAAAAACCGTGGAAAACCGTTAATGCTAGAAAGGCTTTTTTAAACCTTTGCCCTGTGGAGTCGCAGGATAGTGAAATGCTTAAATACAAAAATGAAATTTTAGCAAATCTAGATGGAGGTTGCAGTGTAGAAACTTTAAATCAGCGTGTGGAAAAAACTCTGTTAAGAGTTGAAAAAGTTTGTGAAAGTAATGGAGCTGGAGAGGGTTCTTCGTGCAGAAGTGTAAATATTTATGGATATAGAATCGATCCAAATCTTACACACTCTTGCAAATTGCTTTCAAGCAGTGCTTACACGGATTATCATTTAAAATACACTTGCAATGGTAAATTTTACGAAGAAAAAGATTGGAATAATGGTTTCGTTGAAACAAACGGAGCGAAAGAAGAAATCAAAAAACAATGCTGGGTTAATGAATAA
- a CDS encoding type IV secretory system conjugative DNA transfer family protein, with protein sequence MDKKKVAFLTFAFVVAIIFSFFLSGILLLIFNKVHPLEFLKIWHFTIIFDGILNSYSHTYTAIIIALLISFGVLALLYFSSRQKESLFGEARFATENEIRKTGLLGNKNNYVKRGIIVGKYKDKFLKFGGQQFVTLGAPTRSGKGVGIVIPNLLHWEESAVVQDIKQECFDYTSKYRAEKLDNEVFLFNPFSARTHRYNPFTYIDMSDEENADSQLMDLANIIYPLGTDDTSKFFSLQAQNLFIGLCYLYRDLALSEKGRLFVETYNLELEFNFFGILQLSKGFELIDPNDNVKLLTGFENTYNVLDSLDILGKATKRRIGTYIQIDSPNTKSGVMSSFNAPLSAFEGETLRLATQTSDFDLRELRKKKMTIYIGITPDQLANASFILNVFWSQLILLNTKELPQQNESLKYACLLLMDEFTAPGRIQILQTSVSFIAGYNLRLLTIYQSLSQLETAPPLGYGKEGAKTLLTNHACQIFYAPREQEDAEAISKILGNKTVKQSSKSINHGQMGGSRSISETHRALMLPQELREMPFENELITIDSGKPIKCNKAFYYSDTHFMDKFKEVSPSLKSVKGIPNRNELEKAILSGECNITIPIQKGENQ encoded by the coding sequence ATGGATAAAAAGAAAGTCGCCTTTTTAACTTTTGCTTTTGTAGTTGCTATCATTTTTAGTTTTTTTCTAAGCGGTATATTATTGCTCATCTTTAATAAGGTGCATCCTTTAGAATTTTTAAAAATTTGGCATTTTACAATTATTTTTGATGGCATTTTAAATTCTTACTCTCACACTTATACAGCAATAATAATCGCTCTACTTATTTCTTTTGGCGTTTTGGCTCTTTTATATTTCTCAAGTCGCCAAAAAGAAAGCCTTTTTGGCGAAGCAAGATTTGCAACTGAAAATGAAATAAGAAAAACAGGCTTGTTGGGAAATAAAAATAATTATGTCAAACGAGGCATTATTGTAGGTAAATACAAAGATAAGTTTTTAAAATTTGGGGGACAACAATTTGTCACCTTAGGAGCCCCTACAAGAAGCGGTAAGGGAGTGGGTATAGTCATACCAAATTTACTTCACTGGGAAGAATCTGCTGTCGTGCAAGATATAAAACAAGAATGTTTTGATTATACAAGTAAATATAGGGCTGAAAAACTAGATAATGAGGTCTTTTTGTTTAATCCTTTTAGCGCAAGAACGCATCGCTATAATCCATTTACCTACATAGATATGAGTGATGAAGAAAATGCAGATTCTCAGCTTATGGATTTAGCAAATATTATTTATCCTTTAGGCACTGATGATACGAGTAAATTTTTCTCTTTACAGGCTCAAAATCTTTTCATAGGACTTTGCTATCTTTACAGAGATTTGGCTTTGAGTGAAAAGGGGCGTTTATTTGTTGAAACTTATAATTTAGAGCTTGAATTTAATTTTTTTGGAATTTTGCAATTAAGCAAGGGTTTTGAACTGATTGACCCAAATGATAATGTAAAGCTTTTAACAGGCTTTGAAAATACTTACAATGTGCTTGATAGTTTAGATATTTTAGGAAAAGCTACGAAAAGAAGAATAGGAACTTATATTCAAATTGATTCTCCAAATACTAAATCAGGCGTAATGTCTAGCTTTAATGCTCCACTATCAGCCTTTGAAGGAGAAACATTAAGACTAGCCACGCAAACAAGTGATTTTGATTTAAGAGAACTGCGTAAAAAGAAAATGACAATTTATATAGGAATCACGCCAGACCAACTTGCTAATGCGTCTTTTATCCTAAATGTCTTTTGGTCGCAACTCATTCTTTTAAACACTAAAGAACTACCGCAACAAAATGAGTCTTTAAAATACGCTTGTTTATTATTAATGGACGAATTTACAGCACCAGGTCGCATTCAAATTTTACAAACTTCAGTGAGTTTTATTGCAGGATACAATTTAAGATTGCTTACCATTTATCAGTCTTTATCGCAACTTGAAACAGCTCCGCCTTTAGGATATGGAAAGGAAGGAGCTAAAACATTATTAACAAACCACGCTTGTCAAATTTTCTATGCACCAAGAGAACAAGAAGATGCTGAAGCTATTAGTAAAATACTAGGAAACAAAACCGTCAAACAAAGCTCAAAAAGCATTAATCATGGACAAATGGGTGGAAGCAGAAGCATAAGTGAAACTCATCGTGCATTAATGTTGCCTCAAGAGCTTAGAGAAATGCCTTTTGAAAACGAGCTTATCACCATAGATAGTGGTAAGCCCATTAAATGCAATAAGGCGTTTTATTACAGCGATACGCATTTTATGGATAAATTTAAAGAAGTTTCACCAAGCTTAAAAAGCGTTAAAGGCATTCCAAATAGAAATGAGCTTGAAAAAGCCATTTTAAGTGGAGAATGCAATATTACAATACCGATTCAAAAAGGAGAAAATCAATGA
- the virB9 gene encoding P-type conjugative transfer protein VirB9: MKKLILVSFLMCSFLNALELPQTSKYDKKITYAVFNAHQVFRIASANGYVSVVEFSKDERIINTATGFSQGWELTDKGNLLFIKPKAYTTKYIHSENPEEGNAISEIIVDPNPAEWKTNLIVTTNLNMYVFDLVLNSKEKVYKLSFSYPQKELENVQKLQAELKKQIEEDKIDTSLNRVSVPRNWDFYMKVNKESESIAPNFAYDDGVFTYLGFDNTKTFPAVFAYELGKESILNTHIKKIGNYDVLVIHKTLPKILLRSGEKVVGIFNRGYAKNPLNSTPQTTNDKEVERVLLDEKSKKKEQNIKNLKELGLKDE, from the coding sequence ATGAAAAAATTGATTTTAGTTTCGTTTTTAATGTGTAGTTTTTTAAATGCTTTAGAGCTTCCACAAACTAGCAAGTATGATAAGAAAATTACTTACGCCGTTTTTAATGCCCATCAGGTATTTAGAATTGCTTCAGCTAATGGTTATGTGAGCGTAGTTGAATTTAGCAAAGATGAAAGAATTATCAATACGGCAACAGGCTTTTCTCAAGGCTGGGAACTTACTGATAAGGGAAATTTGCTTTTTATTAAACCAAAGGCTTATACCACAAAATATATACACAGCGAAAACCCAGAAGAAGGCAATGCCATTAGTGAAATTATTGTCGACCCAAATCCTGCCGAATGGAAGACAAATTTAATCGTAACGACAAATTTAAATATGTATGTATTTGATTTAGTTTTAAACTCCAAAGAAAAGGTTTATAAACTCTCTTTTTCTTATCCTCAAAAAGAGCTTGAAAATGTCCAAAAGCTTCAAGCCGAGCTTAAAAAGCAAATAGAAGAAGATAAAATCGACACTTCTTTAAATCGAGTTTCCGTGCCTAGAAATTGGGATTTTTATATGAAAGTTAATAAAGAAAGTGAAAGTATCGCCCCAAATTTTGCTTATGATGATGGCGTTTTTACTTACTTAGGTTTTGACAATACTAAAACTTTTCCTGCCGTTTTTGCTTATGAGCTAGGCAAAGAAAGCATTTTAAACACACATATTAAGAAGATTGGAAATTATGATGTTTTAGTTATTCATAAAACTCTACCAAAAATTCTACTAAGAAGTGGGGAGAAAGTTGTAGGAATTTTTAATCGTGGCTATGCCAAAAATCCACTTAATTCGACACCACAAACCACAAACGATAAAGAAGTTGAAAGAGTGTTACTTGATGAAAAAAGCAAGAAAAAAGAACAAAATATTAAAAACCTAAAAGAGCTTGGACTTAAAGATGAGTGA
- a CDS encoding cag pathogenicity island Cag12 family protein, with product MKNIKLSLALASVILLAGCGAKSPAKLQNSKNLGINNALLEQKYSFIPKDEFLSHTNFVYELELIPSGEYLIANELMVKTFLLAHNASKIIIVGDEDKIKAYKNYFLENGVRADMYLQPLDDYQNDSVKLLFFNKK from the coding sequence ATGAAAAATATTAAATTAAGTTTAGCTTTGGCCAGTGTAATTTTACTTGCTGGTTGTGGGGCTAAAAGTCCTGCAAAACTGCAAAATAGTAAAAATCTAGGCATTAATAATGCTCTTTTGGAGCAAAAATACTCTTTTATCCCAAAAGATGAATTCCTATCTCATACGAATTTTGTATATGAGCTTGAGCTAATTCCAAGTGGCGAATATTTAATTGCCAATGAGTTAATGGTAAAAACCTTTCTTTTGGCACATAATGCTTCAAAAATCATTATTGTAGGTGATGAGGATAAAATCAAAGCCTATAAAAATTATTTTTTAGAAAATGGTGTTAGAGCTGATATGTATTTACAGCCTTTAGATGATTATCAAAACGATAGCGTAAAGCTTTTATTTTTTAATAAAAAATAA
- the virB11 gene encoding P-type DNA transfer ATPase VirB11, with protein sequence MSISLQKYASSFFGKYLNDPLINEICYNGEDKIWFLNANGEWESEDTKLDFDGAEAFSQASASYKEDQIDKSKPILSCVLVGGERVQIVMPPATKREMISITIRKPSQKRFTINDHEKSGLFESVKDFNSKQTNLKNIELLELYQNKNYKNFLAKAVSFGKNIVICGETGSGKTTFMKSLIDFIPIDERIITIEDVEEIKFYEHKNFVQLFYPSEAKSTDFLNSATLLKSCLRMKPDRILLAELRGAETYDFVNVLASGHGGSLTSCHAGSSEEAFKRLSMMILQNPQGQCIPYEIINAMLRDLIDIIVHIYAYQGKRRISEIYFKEAL encoded by the coding sequence ATGAGTATCTCTTTACAAAAATATGCTTCTTCATTTTTTGGAAAATATTTAAATGACCCACTCATTAATGAAATTTGTTACAACGGAGAGGACAAAATTTGGTTTTTAAATGCTAATGGGGAATGGGAAAGTGAAGATACAAAACTAGATTTTGATGGAGCAGAAGCTTTTTCTCAAGCAAGTGCAAGTTATAAAGAAGACCAAATTGATAAGTCAAAGCCTATTCTTTCTTGTGTTTTAGTAGGAGGTGAAAGGGTGCAGATTGTAATGCCTCCAGCAACTAAACGAGAGATGATAAGCATTACCATAAGAAAACCTTCTCAAAAACGCTTTACTATAAATGACCATGAAAAAAGCGGACTTTTTGAAAGTGTTAAAGATTTTAATTCAAAGCAAACAAATTTGAAAAATATTGAACTTTTGGAACTTTATCAAAACAAAAATTATAAAAATTTTTTAGCTAAGGCGGTGAGTTTTGGTAAAAATATCGTTATTTGCGGAGAAACAGGAAGTGGAAAAACCACTTTTATGAAGTCCTTAATTGACTTTATACCCATTGATGAGCGGATTATTACCATTGAAGATGTGGAAGAAATCAAATTCTATGAGCATAAAAACTTCGTGCAGTTATTTTATCCAAGTGAGGCAAAAAGCACTGATTTTTTAAATTCTGCCACACTTTTAAAATCTTGCCTTAGAATGAAGCCTGATAGGATACTACTTGCAGAGCTTAGAGGTGCTGAGACTTATGATTTTGTTAATGTTTTAGCTAGTGGGCATGGTGGAAGCTTAACTTCTTGCCACGCTGGAAGCAGTGAAGAAGCTTTTAAAAGACTTTCTATGATGATTTTGCAAAATCCTCAAGGACAATGTATCCCTTATGAAATCATTAATGCAATGCTAAGAGATTTAATCGATATTATCGTGCATATTTATGCCTATCAAGGAAAGCGAAGAATAAGTGAAATTTATTTTAAAGAGGCTTTATGA
- a CDS encoding Rha family transcriptional regulator — protein MSFLHSLIINDCEVKFSANENKTFCTSLDIARVFGKRHDHVLRDIENLLKDLREIGASNELLNFGEVVRISKTTNPKSGKLVNRKMPMYKITRDGFSLLAMGFTGKKALQWKIAFIDAFNTMEKLLQKEIYSPNKYLTDLMRQIYPNLPQDDYEINVLITNKPHTREAKNIFSLNYLVDNRTPKDPNINFNISFQTRKIKSPKEKK, from the coding sequence ATGAGTTTCTTGCATTCTTTAATTATCAATGATTGTGAAGTGAAATTTTCAGCAAATGAAAATAAGACTTTTTGCACGAGTTTAGATATAGCTAGGGTTTTTGGAAAAAGACATGATCATGTCTTAAGAGACATTGAAAATCTTTTAAAAGATTTGCGAGAAATAGGTGCTTCTAACGAATTACTCAACTTTGGGGAGGTCGTAAGAATATCGAAAACAACGAACCCTAAGAGTGGTAAGCTTGTTAATAGAAAAATGCCTATGTATAAAATTACTCGTGATGGTTTTTCACTTTTAGCGATGGGCTTTACAGGTAAAAAGGCATTGCAATGGAAAATCGCTTTTATTGATGCTTTTAATACTATGGAAAAGCTTTTGCAAAAAGAAATTTATAGTCCTAATAAATACTTAACAGATTTAATGAGACAAATTTATCCTAATTTGCCACAAGACGACTATGAAATTAATGTGCTTATCACAAATAAACCTCACACAAGAGAAGCTAAAAATATTTTCTCTTTAAATTATCTTGTAGATAATCGCACACCAAAAGACCCAAATATAAATTTTAACATATCTTTTCAAACTCGTAAAATCAAATCACCTAAGGAGAAAAAATGA
- a CDS encoding type IV secretion system protein yields MKFSHLSLAVLVSLSQCFGAGIPVVDTTANQQMSMQNAKQVAEWAKEASRWSETVAHYQKQLQAYAEELKAKTGIKDSLSTLKDFSQIYADFGRAYENIQDFNEKVLSDPDGFIKDKLKDTYSKYMIFDRCEFIQDTNRRNICLSQMLTTAAEIQSTQEKSKQLNGIAKVIQEIDAKMKQSKDIKESQDLANALSVQTAKLQVINANLQNEHYRYEAERRAKEEQINQMISKGMQEDFIPQGFKK; encoded by the coding sequence ATGAAATTTTCACATTTAAGTCTTGCTGTTTTAGTGTCGCTATCTCAATGTTTTGGTGCTGGTATTCCTGTAGTAGATACCACTGCAAATCAACAAATGTCTATGCAAAATGCAAAGCAAGTAGCAGAATGGGCTAAAGAAGCTTCAAGGTGGAGTGAAACAGTAGCTCACTATCAAAAACAGCTTCAAGCTTATGCCGAAGAATTAAAGGCAAAAACAGGAATTAAAGATTCTCTTTCAACACTTAAGGACTTTTCTCAAATTTATGCAGATTTTGGTAGGGCTTATGAGAATATCCAAGACTTTAACGAAAAGGTTTTAAGCGACCCTGATGGTTTTATCAAAGATAAATTAAAAGATACTTACTCTAAGTATATGATTTTTGATAGGTGTGAATTTATACAAGATACAAATAGAAGAAATATTTGCCTTTCTCAAATGCTCACCACTGCGGCTGAAATACAAAGCACACAAGAAAAATCAAAACAATTAAATGGTATTGCAAAAGTAATACAAGAAATTGATGCAAAAATGAAACAAAGCAAAGATATTAAAGAAAGTCAAGATTTGGCTAATGCTTTAAGTGTCCAAACAGCAAAGTTGCAGGTTATTAATGCAAATTTACAAAATGAACATTATCGCTATGAGGCAGAAAGAAGAGCAAAAGAAGAGCAAATCAATCAAATGATTTCAAAAGGAATGCAAGAAGATTTTATCCCTCAAGGATTTAAAAAATAA
- a CDS encoding type IV secretion system protein, with product MQTEIFSNLGAIVEQSFELLKNASLNDKFIELQAIISSMIVISIMYQGYLTMAGRQQDPIRELAWDIGRKMLILCFVLNVNGWLNLTIDTLNAVYEWAGGGSVFYAKLDELNNSFFTSLEEVWKTYSGLEKLIGFFVCLFMIISYLAVILSFAFSIIKTSITNTLLIIVLPLALLFFMYQTTKQVFQQWLQMFFSNIILLILLTNFIDFICGNLTTLYSQGNKSDSLFITIAFPILISAILITIVSTMQGLASNLAQVSLDASAGGAMGQLGSGVGLAFRGGKTAGKLGWKGGKLAGKGAWGTGKGVYKAGLGLGKGGAWLAKKAWGQISG from the coding sequence ATGCAAACAGAAATTTTTTCAAATTTAGGTGCTATTGTTGAACAATCCTTTGAGCTATTAAAAAATGCGAGTTTAAACGATAAATTTATAGAATTACAAGCCATTATTTCCTCAATGATAGTTATTAGCATTATGTATCAAGGCTACTTAACTATGGCTGGAAGACAGCAAGACCCTATAAGAGAATTAGCTTGGGATATAGGCAGAAAAATGCTTATTTTGTGTTTTGTTTTAAATGTTAATGGTTGGCTCAATTTAACGATTGATACTTTAAACGCCGTCTATGAGTGGGCTGGTGGCGGGTCGGTATTTTATGCAAAACTCGATGAATTAAACAATAGCTTTTTTACAAGTTTGGAGGAAGTTTGGAAAACTTATTCTGGTCTTGAAAAACTTATTGGTTTTTTTGTTTGTCTTTTTATGATAATTTCTTATTTGGCTGTAATTTTAAGTTTTGCTTTTTCAATCATCAAAACAAGCATAACAAATACTTTACTCATTATAGTTTTACCTTTAGCCTTGCTTTTCTTTATGTATCAAACGACTAAACAAGTTTTTCAGCAATGGTTACAAATGTTTTTCTCAAACATTATTTTACTTATCTTACTAACAAATTTCATTGATTTTATTTGTGGAAATTTAACGACTTTATATAGTCAAGGAAATAAAAGCGATAGCCTTTTTATAACTATTGCATTTCCTATTTTAATCTCTGCTATTTTAATCACAATTGTAAGCACAATGCAAGGATTAGCTTCAAATTTAGCTCAGGTCAGTTTAGACGCTTCAGCAGGTGGAGCAATGGGACAACTAGGCTCAGGTGTGGGACTTGCTTTTCGTGGTGGAAAAACAGCAGGAAAACTAGGCTGGAAAGGAGGAAAATTAGCTGGTAAAGGTGCTTGGGGGACAGGCAAAGGAGTTTATAAGGCAGGACTAGGTTTGGGTAAAGGTGGTGCTTGGTTAGCTAAAAAAGCTTGGGGTCAAATCAGTGGTTAA